In Thermosynechococcus sichuanensis E542, a single genomic region encodes these proteins:
- a CDS encoding magnesium chelatase subunit H, which produces MFTHVKSTIRHIAPAALNGRSLLRVVYVVLEAQYQSALSAAVRSINDTHPQVAIEISGYLLEELRNPENYAAFCEDVARANVFIASLIFIEDLADKVVEAVQPYRDRLDVAVVFPSLPQVMRLNKMGSFSLAQIGQSKSVIANFMKKRKEKSGAGFQDAMLKLLRTLPQVLKYLPIDKAQDARNFMLSFQYWLGGSPENLQNFLLMLADRYVFKGQPNSHLSYQEPVTYPDTGIWHPLAPQMFEDLKEYLNWFNSRRDIGADLKDPLVPTIGLLLQRTHLVTGDDAHYVAIVQEFESQGARVIPVFSGGLDFSTPLEKFFYDPINPEKPIVDTVVSLTGFALVGGPAKQDHAKAVAALKKLNRPYMVTLPLVFQTTEEWEDSDLGLHPIQVALQIALPELDGAIEPIILSGRDGMTGKAIALQDRVEMIVQRALKWANLRRKPKVQKKVAITIFSFPPDKGNVGTAAYLDVFGSIYKVMEALKNNGYDVQDMPESAEALMQDILHDARAQVGSPELNIAYRMSVPEYERLTPYAKRLEENWGKPPGHLNSDGQNLLIYGKAYGNVFIGVQPTFGYEGDPMRLLFSRSASPHHGFAAYYTFLNHIWQADAVLHFGTHGSLEFMPGKQMGMSGDCYPDNLIGCIPNLYYYAANNPSEATIAKRRSYANTISYLTPPAENAGLYKGLRELSDLIGSYQTLKDSGRGVQIVNTIMDKCRMVNLDQDVALPDKDAADLSAEERDTLVGKVYIKLMEIESRLLPCGLHVIGKPPTTEEAVATLVNIASLDRPEDGIKSLPRLIAESLGRDIDEIYQNSDRGILADVELLRQINEATRAAVSALVQAQADADGRVSRVSKLNFFNMGRKEPWIESLHGAGYTQVDAAALKPLMEYLEFCLQQIVADNELGALLQALEGEYILPGPGGDPIRNPEVLPTGKNIHALDPQAIPTAAAVQSAKVVVDRLLARQKAENNNQWPETIAMVLWGTDNIKTYGESLAQVLWLVGARPLPDSLGRVNKVELIPLEELGRPRIDVVVNCSGVFRDLFINQMALIDRAIKMAAEADEPLELNFIRKHALQQASELGIDLRQAATRVFSNASGSYAANVNLAVENSSWEQESELQDMYLSRKSFAFSADSPGTMQQARELFETALKTVDVTFQNLDSSEISLTDVSHYFDSDPTKLVGALRADGKQPKAYIADTTTANAQVRTLSETVRLDSRTKLLNPKWYEGMLSHGYEGVREISKRLVNTMGWSATAGAVDNWVYEEANATFILDEQMRQRLLNTNPHSFRKMVSTFLELHGRGYWETSEANLELLRQLYQEVEDKIEGVE; this is translated from the coding sequence ATGTTCACCCACGTCAAGTCCACGATTCGGCATATCGCGCCAGCGGCGTTGAATGGGCGATCGCTGTTGCGAGTGGTGTATGTGGTACTTGAAGCCCAATACCAGAGCGCGCTGTCGGCAGCGGTTCGCAGCATTAACGACACCCATCCACAGGTGGCCATTGAAATCAGTGGCTATCTCCTTGAGGAACTGCGCAATCCCGAAAACTATGCCGCCTTCTGTGAAGACGTGGCGCGGGCGAATGTGTTTATTGCCTCCCTCATCTTTATTGAGGACTTAGCCGATAAGGTGGTCGAAGCCGTTCAGCCCTATCGCGATCGCCTCGATGTGGCAGTTGTTTTCCCCTCCTTGCCACAGGTCATGCGCCTCAACAAAATGGGCAGCTTTTCCCTAGCGCAAATTGGCCAGTCCAAGAGCGTCATTGCCAACTTCATGAAGAAGCGCAAGGAGAAATCGGGTGCCGGCTTCCAAGATGCCATGCTCAAACTCCTGCGAACCCTGCCCCAAGTCCTGAAGTACCTCCCCATTGACAAAGCACAGGATGCCCGCAACTTCATGCTCAGCTTCCAGTACTGGCTGGGGGGGTCGCCAGAAAATCTGCAAAACTTCCTGCTGATGCTGGCCGATCGCTACGTCTTCAAAGGTCAGCCAAACAGCCACCTCAGCTACCAAGAACCGGTCACCTACCCCGACACTGGTATTTGGCACCCCCTTGCACCGCAGATGTTTGAGGATCTCAAGGAGTACCTCAACTGGTTCAACAGTCGCCGCGATATTGGCGCTGATCTTAAAGATCCCCTTGTGCCCACCATCGGCCTGCTGTTGCAGCGTACCCACCTTGTCACCGGTGATGACGCCCATTATGTCGCCATTGTGCAAGAATTTGAATCCCAAGGGGCGCGGGTGATTCCCGTCTTCTCCGGCGGGCTGGACTTTTCGACGCCACTGGAAAAATTCTTCTACGATCCCATCAACCCTGAGAAACCCATTGTTGACACTGTGGTGTCTCTAACGGGATTTGCCCTTGTGGGCGGCCCTGCCAAGCAGGATCATGCTAAAGCAGTGGCAGCACTGAAAAAGCTCAACCGTCCCTACATGGTGACCCTGCCCTTGGTGTTTCAAACCACTGAGGAATGGGAGGACAGTGATCTGGGGCTGCACCCCATTCAAGTGGCGCTGCAAATTGCCCTCCCCGAACTGGATGGTGCCATTGAGCCAATTATTCTTTCGGGTCGTGATGGCATGACCGGCAAGGCGATCGCCCTGCAAGACCGCGTGGAAATGATTGTGCAGCGGGCACTAAAGTGGGCGAATCTGCGCCGCAAGCCCAAAGTGCAAAAGAAAGTCGCCATCACCATCTTTAGCTTCCCGCCGGATAAGGGCAACGTCGGTACGGCTGCCTACTTGGATGTCTTTGGCTCCATCTACAAAGTCATGGAAGCCCTGAAAAACAATGGCTATGACGTGCAGGACATGCCAGAGAGTGCCGAAGCCCTGATGCAGGACATTCTCCACGACGCCCGTGCCCAAGTGGGGAGTCCTGAACTTAATATTGCCTACCGCATGAGTGTGCCGGAATACGAGCGCCTGACCCCCTACGCCAAACGCCTTGAAGAAAACTGGGGCAAACCGCCGGGGCACCTCAACAGTGATGGCCAAAACCTGCTCATCTACGGTAAAGCCTACGGCAATGTCTTTATTGGGGTACAGCCCACCTTTGGTTACGAGGGGGATCCCATGCGGTTGCTCTTTTCTCGCTCCGCCAGTCCCCACCACGGTTTTGCTGCCTACTACACCTTCCTGAACCACATTTGGCAGGCGGATGCGGTGCTTCACTTTGGCACCCATGGGTCTTTGGAGTTTATGCCGGGTAAACAGATGGGCATGTCTGGGGATTGCTACCCCGATAATCTCATTGGCTGTATTCCCAACCTCTACTACTACGCCGCCAATAACCCCTCCGAAGCCACCATTGCCAAGCGCCGCAGCTACGCCAACACCATTAGCTACCTCACCCCGCCGGCGGAGAATGCTGGTCTCTACAAAGGGCTACGGGAACTCAGCGATCTCATTGGCTCCTACCAAACCCTGAAAGATAGTGGTCGGGGGGTTCAGATTGTCAACACGATCATGGACAAGTGCCGCATGGTCAATCTCGATCAAGATGTGGCTCTCCCCGATAAGGACGCGGCCGATCTCAGTGCCGAGGAGCGGGATACCCTCGTGGGCAAGGTCTATATCAAGCTGATGGAGATTGAAAGCCGCCTCTTGCCCTGTGGCCTGCACGTGATTGGTAAGCCGCCAACAACAGAAGAAGCGGTGGCTACGTTGGTGAACATTGCCAGCTTGGATCGTCCTGAGGACGGCATTAAGAGCTTGCCCCGGCTGATTGCCGAGAGCCTAGGACGGGACATTGACGAAATCTATCAGAATAGCGATCGCGGGATATTGGCGGACGTTGAACTGCTGCGCCAAATTAACGAAGCCACCCGTGCTGCCGTCAGTGCCCTTGTCCAAGCCCAAGCCGATGCCGATGGTCGTGTATCGCGGGTCTCGAAGCTGAACTTCTTTAACATGGGGCGCAAAGAGCCATGGATTGAATCCCTCCATGGAGCGGGCTATACCCAAGTGGATGCCGCTGCCCTCAAGCCTCTCATGGAATACCTCGAATTCTGTTTGCAGCAAATCGTCGCTGACAATGAACTGGGGGCATTACTGCAAGCCCTTGAGGGTGAGTACATTCTCCCTGGCCCTGGTGGCGATCCCATTCGCAATCCTGAGGTCTTGCCGACGGGCAAAAATATCCACGCCTTGGATCCGCAAGCAATTCCCACGGCTGCTGCTGTGCAGTCCGCCAAAGTCGTGGTCGATCGCCTTCTAGCGCGGCAAAAAGCAGAAAACAACAACCAATGGCCAGAAACCATCGCCATGGTGCTCTGGGGCACAGACAATATCAAAACCTATGGCGAGTCCCTTGCCCAAGTGTTGTGGCTAGTGGGGGCACGTCCGTTACCCGACTCCTTAGGGCGGGTCAACAAGGTGGAACTGATTCCGTTGGAGGAGCTAGGACGGCCACGCATTGATGTTGTCGTCAACTGTTCAGGGGTCTTCCGCGATCTCTTTATCAACCAAATGGCACTCATTGACCGCGCCATCAAGATGGCTGCCGAAGCCGATGAACCCCTTGAGCTGAACTTTATCCGCAAACACGCCCTGCAACAGGCCTCAGAATTGGGCATTGACCTGCGCCAAGCGGCCACACGGGTCTTCAGCAATGCCTCCGGTTCCTATGCAGCCAATGTCAACCTAGCGGTGGAAAATAGCTCTTGGGAACAGGAGTCGGAACTTCAGGATATGTATCTCTCCCGTAAGTCCTTTGCCTTCTCGGCGGATTCGCCGGGGACAATGCAGCAGGCGCGGGAACTCTTTGAAACCGCCCTCAAAACAGTGGATGTGACCTTCCAAAACCTTGACTCCTCAGAAATCAGCCTCACGGATGTCAGCCACTACTTTGACTCGGATCCGACCAAGCTGGTGGGGGCACTGCGAGCTGACGGCAAGCAACCCAAGGCCTATATTGCCGATACCACCACAGCCAATGCTCAAGTGCGTACCCTCTCAGAAACCGTTCGCCTCGACAGCCGCACTAAGCTGCTGAATCCCAAGTGGTATGAGGGGATGCTCTCCCACGGCTACGAAGGGGTGCGCGAGATCTCGAAGCGGCTCGTGAACACAATGGGCTGGTCGGCGACGGCAGGAGCTGTGGATAACTGGGTCTATGAGGAGGCCAATGCCACGTTTATTCTCGATGAGCAGATGCGGCAGCGGCTTTTGAATACCAACCCCCACTCCTTCCGCAAAATGGTCAGCACCTTCCTCGAACTCCACGGCCGTGGCTACTGGGAGACCAGTGAAGCCAATCTGGAATTGCTGCG